From Deinococcus betulae, the proteins below share one genomic window:
- a CDS encoding GNAT family N-acetyltransferase, with protein MLRPVTPVLPAEVRTPRLWLRRPDPADAPALVSAVNASLPELRPWMHWAQAPQTLEGALENLRAAAERFESRETLRYHIWNPAGTELLGSSGFHALDWRVPKGEIGYWVATAHTGQGYAEEVARALTALALGGLGFRRLEIRCDPANSRSARIPAALGYRLDAQLVNDDVCPAEPGRLRDTLVFSRVQ; from the coding sequence ATGCTGCGCCCCGTGACTCCTGTTCTTCCAGCGGAGGTCCGCACGCCGCGCCTGTGGCTGCGCCGCCCTGACCCTGCCGACGCGCCGGCCCTGGTGTCGGCCGTCAATGCCTCGCTGCCCGAACTGCGGCCCTGGATGCACTGGGCTCAGGCGCCGCAGACCTTGGAAGGCGCTCTAGAGAACCTGCGCGCCGCCGCCGAACGTTTCGAGAGCCGCGAAACCCTGCGCTATCACATCTGGAATCCGGCAGGCACCGAACTACTGGGCAGCAGCGGTTTTCACGCGCTGGACTGGCGCGTGCCCAAGGGCGAGATAGGGTACTGGGTGGCCACGGCCCATACCGGCCAGGGCTACGCCGAAGAGGTCGCGCGCGCCCTGACTGCCCTGGCCTTAGGGGGTTTGGGCTTTCGCCGCCTGGAAATTCGCTGCGACCCGGCCAACAGCCGCAGCGCCCGCATTCCCGCTGCGCTGGGTTACCGCCTGGACGCCCAGCTGGTGAACGATGATGTGTGCCCCGCCGAGCCGGGGCGGCTACGCGACACGCTGGTGTTCAGCCGGGTGCAATGA
- a CDS encoding GNAT family N-acetyltransferase produces MNVTPLALHHAPLLHRLYSAAPGYFALLSTRVPTLSEVQRDLEIALLDPRRSLSLLCDEGGEVIGSLDCKRNFPEPGDLTINLLLIREDRQSQGWGERAVRHLEARVPPGTTRILASVLGDNPRGARFWERLGYTFALDARPVMTWYARPVGPLPQPPAPVGIRAGHD; encoded by the coding sequence TTGAACGTTACGCCGCTGGCGCTGCACCACGCGCCGCTGCTTCACCGCCTGTACAGCGCTGCGCCGGGGTATTTCGCCCTCCTCAGCACCCGCGTGCCCACCCTGAGCGAGGTTCAGCGCGACCTTGAAATTGCCCTGCTGGACCCGCGCCGCAGCCTGAGCCTGCTGTGCGACGAGGGGGGCGAGGTCATCGGCAGCCTGGACTGCAAGCGCAACTTTCCCGAACCCGGCGACCTGACCATCAACCTGCTGCTGATCCGGGAAGACCGCCAGTCGCAGGGGTGGGGTGAGCGGGCCGTGCGCCACCTGGAAGCGCGGGTGCCCCCCGGCACGACCCGCATTCTGGCCAGCGTGCTGGGCGACAACCCGCGCGGCGCCCGGTTCTGGGAACGCCTGGGCTACACCTTCGCTCTGGACGCCCGCCCCGTCATGACGTGGTATGCGCGGCCTGTGGGGCCACTCCCGCAGCCACCAGCCCCCGTGGGCATCCGCGCCGGGCATGATTGA
- a CDS encoding zinc ribbon domain-containing protein encodes MSDTSPLRRLHRVQELDLNLDRLRDEEQNISGELRGARAEQERLNNDLEDTEITLEGVQKQLRQQELDLSGTREQIARAREEQEKNAFDARAQSQYGSRIQMLSERADEMEEDLGPLKARQQELNERSADLRAQHRTLRPTLGALEEQDDARVQDLRDQGEADRQERAELAAALDTRTVREYDMIRRAKKGLGVVEIKAGRCSGCNVNLPVNVQQKAAQGKLPPVKCPSCGRFLIRLDLA; translated from the coding sequence ATGAGTGACACGTCTCCCCTTCGCCGCCTGCACCGCGTTCAGGAACTTGACCTGAACCTCGACCGCCTGCGCGACGAGGAACAGAACATTTCCGGCGAGCTGCGGGGCGCCCGCGCCGAGCAGGAGCGCCTGAACAACGACCTTGAAGACACCGAAATCACCCTGGAAGGCGTGCAAAAGCAGCTGCGCCAGCAGGAACTCGACCTGAGCGGCACCCGCGAGCAGATTGCCCGCGCCCGTGAGGAGCAGGAAAAGAACGCCTTTGACGCCCGCGCGCAGTCGCAGTACGGCAGCCGCATTCAGATGCTCTCGGAGCGCGCCGACGAGATGGAAGAGGACCTGGGACCGCTCAAGGCCCGTCAGCAGGAACTGAACGAGCGCTCGGCCGACCTGCGCGCCCAGCACCGCACCCTGCGCCCCACCCTGGGCGCCCTGGAGGAGCAGGACGACGCCCGCGTTCAGGACCTGCGCGACCAGGGCGAGGCCGACCGCCAGGAACGCGCCGAATTGGCCGCCGCCCTGGACACCCGCACTGTGCGCGAATACGACATGATTCGCCGCGCGAAAAAGGGCCTGGGCGTCGTGGAAATCAAGGCCGGGCGCTGCTCGGGCTGCAACGTTAACCTGCCGGTGAACGTGCAGCAGAAAGCCGCCCAGGGCAAACTGCCCCCGGTGAAGTGCCCCAGCTGCGGCCGCTTCCTGATTCGGTTGGACCTGGCCTGA
- a CDS encoding tRNA dihydrouridine synthase: MSAPGFYAQRLQRPGAVLAPMAGYSDAPMRQLAAEQGALWTVSEMISARGLVSGGDSEKLNLGRPYPGEAGRVVQLFGAESEVLAAAVARAEAWFAPAALDLNMGCPVPKVRGRGGACLLQTPEVAYELVRAMKSATALDVSAKIRLGWDTDRSVEVAQGLAAAGAALITVHGRTSAQRYTGQADWDAIARVAASVDVPVVGSGDILSPAQARERAGCGVAAVMIGRGAVGNPWIFRALATGDETRPGAQERAQMALRHAELQEQFYDDATGRLTLRPLRKVLPAYLPEFPELREALVSVLTVQDVRSALAGVLSGQAADQRATGPSAAEYAMSHS, translated from the coding sequence ATGTCTGCCCCCGGCTTCTATGCCCAGCGCCTTCAGCGTCCCGGCGCGGTTCTGGCCCCGATGGCGGGGTATAGCGACGCCCCCATGCGGCAGCTGGCCGCCGAGCAGGGCGCCCTGTGGACCGTCAGCGAGATGATCAGCGCGCGCGGTCTGGTCTCGGGGGGCGACAGCGAGAAACTGAACCTGGGCCGGCCTTACCCCGGCGAGGCGGGCCGCGTGGTGCAGCTGTTTGGCGCTGAAAGCGAGGTGCTGGCGGCGGCTGTGGCGCGCGCCGAAGCCTGGTTTGCGCCGGCCGCCCTGGACCTGAATATGGGCTGCCCGGTGCCCAAGGTGCGTGGCCGGGGCGGCGCCTGCCTGCTGCAAACCCCAGAAGTCGCCTACGAGCTGGTGCGCGCCATGAAGAGCGCCACCGCCCTGGACGTGAGCGCCAAGATTCGCCTGGGCTGGGATACAGACCGCAGTGTGGAGGTCGCGCAGGGCCTGGCGGCGGCGGGCGCCGCCCTGATTACCGTGCATGGCCGCACCAGTGCCCAGCGCTACACAGGGCAGGCCGACTGGGACGCCATCGCCCGCGTGGCCGCCAGCGTGGACGTGCCGGTGGTCGGCAGCGGCGACATTCTGAGCCCGGCGCAGGCCCGAGAGCGGGCCGGCTGTGGGGTGGCAGCCGTCATGATTGGGCGCGGCGCGGTGGGCAATCCCTGGATTTTTCGCGCCCTGGCCACTGGCGACGAGACCCGGCCAGGGGCCCAGGAGCGCGCCCAGATGGCCCTGCGCCACGCGGAACTGCAAGAGCAGTTTTACGACGACGCCACCGGCCGCCTGACCCTGCGCCCGCTGCGCAAGGTGCTGCCCGCCTACCTGCCAGAGTTCCCCGAGCTGCGGGAGGCCCTGGTGAGTGTGCTGACCGTGCAGGACGTGCGTTCGGCCCTGGCCGGGGTGCTGTCGGGGCAGGCGGCCGACCAGAGAGCAACAGGGCCCAGCGCGGCGGAGTATGCTATGAGTCATTCATGA
- a CDS encoding S8 family serine peptidase codes for MKLQALACGVLAAALLGAGVAAQNVTLPELAPVTPLPQPAAPPLLPLVPASPVTSAAPQTVIPTDPLFTRQWNLSAVRLPQAWARLGPAHGAPVTVAVLDTGYVPSTELGARAVNGYDFVSSAARAGDGNGRDPDARAAGSYAYHGEVIGNLIGAAHDGRGMAGINPQARVVQVRVAAVDGTIEVPDLVDGLKWAAGLPVPGVPPNPNPARILNLSLYADFIPLTGCDPRVQAAVDAVTTKGALVIAGAANDGQDAAGYSPAGCRNVLTVTSVTEAGTRPGYANWGRAVSLAAPGGDTGRGIPALSVTGPGGERSPNGTSFAAPHAAGVASLLLGVRPNLSPALLRSYLTRSAAPFPGGRCDPLPEHSCGAGILNAEAALTLALASSLGK; via the coding sequence ATGAAGCTTCAAGCTCTGGCCTGCGGTGTGCTAGCGGCGGCCCTGCTGGGCGCGGGGGTGGCCGCCCAGAACGTGACCCTGCCTGAACTGGCCCCGGTGACGCCCCTGCCCCAGCCGGCTGCCCCGCCCCTGCTGCCGCTTGTCCCAGCCAGCCCAGTGACCAGCGCGGCGCCTCAGACTGTTATTCCCACCGACCCCCTGTTTACGCGGCAGTGGAATCTGAGCGCGGTGCGGCTGCCGCAGGCGTGGGCCCGCCTGGGGCCAGCCCACGGCGCCCCGGTGACGGTGGCCGTGCTGGACACCGGCTATGTCCCAAGCACAGAACTAGGGGCGCGGGCTGTCAACGGTTACGACTTCGTGAGCAGCGCGGCCCGCGCGGGCGACGGCAATGGCCGCGACCCCGACGCCCGCGCTGCCGGCAGCTATGCGTACCACGGCGAGGTGATAGGCAACCTGATTGGCGCCGCCCACGATGGACGCGGCATGGCGGGCATCAACCCCCAGGCGCGTGTGGTGCAGGTGCGCGTGGCGGCGGTGGACGGCACTATCGAGGTGCCTGATCTGGTGGACGGCCTGAAATGGGCCGCTGGCCTGCCGGTGCCGGGCGTGCCGCCCAACCCGAACCCGGCGCGGATTCTGAACCTCAGCCTGTACGCCGACTTTATTCCGCTGACTGGCTGTGACCCCCGCGTGCAGGCCGCCGTGGATGCCGTGACGACCAAGGGCGCCCTGGTGATTGCTGGCGCGGCCAACGATGGCCAGGATGCCGCCGGGTATTCGCCTGCGGGCTGCCGCAACGTGCTGACCGTGACCAGCGTGACCGAGGCCGGCACTCGCCCTGGCTACGCCAACTGGGGCCGGGCCGTCTCGCTGGCCGCCCCAGGCGGCGACACGGGCCGGGGCATTCCTGCCCTGAGTGTGACCGGGCCGGGCGGCGAACGCAGCCCCAACGGCACCAGTTTTGCCGCGCCACATGCAGCCGGGGTGGCCAGCCTGCTGCTGGGCGTGCGGCCCAACCTCAGCCCGGCCCTGCTGCGTTCCTACCTGACCCGCAGCGCCGCGCCCTTTCCAGGTGGCCGCTGCGACCCTTTGCCAGAGCACAGCTGCGGCGCCGGCATCCTGAACGCCGAGGCGGCCCTGACCCTGGCGCTGGCCTCCAGCCTGGGAAAGTAG
- a CDS encoding DinB family protein, with the protein MNVREYYAYLTAAREQLWNFLRALPPEDLDRDLIEPGDRFHCIKDLLLHVTDFEDHWIHSIVLGDGVQGQFPHDWVQPQAAQYDLGWILAYSREVTRRTAAFLDGQPDLGRLVKLVQDDPASDTVTLDQLLWNVMTHEVRHTAQIALMIRQLGHTPPWLDYMRFARPQSTPIQSDEADDTEDEL; encoded by the coding sequence ATGAACGTGCGCGAGTACTACGCCTACCTGACCGCTGCGCGCGAGCAGCTGTGGAACTTTTTGCGCGCCCTGCCCCCCGAAGACCTGGACCGCGACCTGATCGAGCCCGGTGACCGCTTTCACTGCATCAAGGACCTGCTGCTGCACGTCACGGACTTTGAGGACCACTGGATTCACAGCATTGTGCTGGGAGACGGGGTGCAGGGGCAGTTTCCGCACGACTGGGTCCAGCCGCAGGCGGCCCAGTATGACCTGGGGTGGATTCTGGCCTACAGCCGCGAAGTGACGCGGCGCACCGCTGCCTTTCTGGACGGCCAGCCTGATCTGGGCCGCCTGGTCAAGCTGGTGCAGGACGACCCTGCCAGCGACACCGTGACCCTGGATCAGCTGCTCTGGAACGTGATGACCCATGAAGTGCGGCACACGGCCCAGATTGCCCTGATGATTCGCCAGCTGGGTCACACGCCCCCCTGGCTGGATTACATGCGCTTTGCCCGGCCCCAGAGCACGCCCATCCAGAGTGACGAGGCCGACGATACCGAAGACGAGCTGTAA
- a CDS encoding MFS transporter, with protein sequence MTGPGSGRGQTWRFSGQVWLFLASVFVFGLSQAFTALFLNFYLRALGLGAEWQGVMNALPALTLAALSLPAVALARRISNAHTLKVGAALSLLGTVLLALAQGPLLVVLGALVQGAGAALSVVSGSPFMADNSTERSRVTLFSVQSALMTGAGFLGNLLGGQVPSLYAAWTGSEPDSLGALRAALLVAAGLLALGLIPVLGLRASGHTVREGRSFRVRDRATMARLVLPNVLVGLGAGATIPFLNIFIEGKFRISYSDLGTLFAWTSLATAATALLQPLLVKRLGQLQAVLLVQASSLPFLAMLGFAPSLWLITAALFTRGALMNAAGPVYSAYAMSALPEEDRPMYSAVNVIAWDAGWAVSSVLSGVVRGLLPFGAAFHVLFAWTLLMYASSVLAIYLGLYRRARMKGAASPLSPPA encoded by the coding sequence GTGACCGGCCCTGGTTCCGGGCGGGGACAGACCTGGCGCTTTTCAGGGCAGGTGTGGCTGTTTCTGGCATCGGTGTTCGTGTTTGGCCTGTCGCAGGCGTTTACGGCGCTGTTCCTCAATTTTTATCTGCGGGCGCTGGGCCTGGGCGCCGAGTGGCAGGGGGTCATGAACGCGCTGCCGGCCCTGACGCTGGCGGCCCTGAGTCTGCCCGCCGTGGCGCTGGCCCGTCGCATCAGCAACGCCCACACCCTGAAAGTCGGTGCGGCCCTGAGCCTGCTGGGGACCGTGCTGCTGGCGCTGGCGCAGGGGCCACTGCTGGTGGTCCTGGGCGCGCTGGTGCAGGGTGCGGGCGCCGCGCTGAGTGTGGTCTCGGGTTCGCCCTTTATGGCCGACAACAGCACCGAACGCAGCCGCGTCACGCTGTTCAGCGTGCAAAGCGCCCTGATGACCGGCGCGGGCTTTCTGGGCAACCTACTGGGAGGCCAGGTGCCCTCGCTGTACGCGGCGTGGACGGGCAGCGAGCCGGACAGCCTGGGCGCCCTGCGCGCCGCGCTGCTGGTGGCGGCCGGGCTGCTGGCCCTGGGACTGATTCCGGTACTGGGCCTGCGCGCTAGTGGCCATACAGTGCGCGAAGGCCGCAGCTTCCGGGTACGCGACCGGGCGACGATGGCGCGCCTGGTGCTGCCCAACGTGCTGGTGGGGCTGGGGGCGGGCGCCACGATTCCCTTCCTAAACATCTTTATCGAGGGCAAGTTCCGCATCAGTTACAGCGACCTGGGCACGCTGTTTGCGTGGACCAGCCTGGCGACGGCCGCCACGGCCCTGCTGCAACCCCTGTTGGTCAAGCGGCTGGGGCAGTTGCAGGCGGTGCTGCTCGTGCAGGCCAGCAGCCTGCCGTTTCTGGCGATGCTGGGCTTTGCGCCGAGCCTCTGGCTGATCACGGCGGCGCTGTTTACGCGCGGCGCCCTGATGAACGCGGCGGGGCCGGTGTATTCCGCCTACGCCATGAGCGCGCTGCCAGAAGAAGACCGGCCCATGTACTCGGCGGTCAACGTGATTGCCTGGGACGCCGGCTGGGCCGTCAGCAGCGTGCTGTCCGGGGTGGTGCGCGGCCTGCTGCCGTTTGGCGCGGCTTTTCACGTACTCTTCGCCTGGACCCTGCTGATGTACGCCAGCAGCGTGCTGGCCATCTACCTGGGCCTGTACCGCCGGGCGCGCATGAAGGGGGCCGCAAGTCCACTTTCTCCGCCCGCGTGA
- the argB gene encoding acetylglutamate kinase — translation MIVKYGGNAMKSPELRRAVAAEIAALRAEQPVVVVHGGGPVIEQELSARGLTSEFRSGLRVTPPGAMHVVEMALCQLNKQLSQDIGGAVGVMGRDDHLLRAEVVDPALGRVGQVTGVNAELLRTLLGVGLTPVVGCVAVDDGGEALNINADTAAGAVAGALGEGIVFLTDVDGVYRAYPDPASLAPHLTRAEVEAGIAEGWIAGGMLPKVRAALDALTLGAPFAVIASGMKAGVLAQAARGEAGTRLTP, via the coding sequence GTGATTGTCAAATACGGCGGCAATGCCATGAAAAGTCCCGAACTCCGCCGCGCGGTGGCTGCCGAGATTGCGGCGCTGCGCGCCGAGCAGCCGGTGGTCGTGGTTCACGGCGGCGGCCCCGTCATTGAGCAGGAACTGAGCGCGCGCGGCCTGACCAGCGAATTTCGCTCTGGCCTGCGCGTCACCCCGCCCGGCGCCATGCACGTCGTGGAGATGGCGCTGTGCCAGCTGAACAAGCAGCTCAGTCAGGACATCGGCGGGGCTGTGGGCGTCATGGGCCGCGATGACCATCTACTGCGCGCGGAAGTCGTTGACCCTGCGCTGGGGCGTGTGGGACAGGTGACTGGGGTCAATGCCGAGTTGCTCCGGACCTTGCTGGGCGTGGGCCTGACCCCGGTGGTGGGCTGCGTAGCGGTGGACGACGGGGGCGAGGCGCTGAACATCAACGCCGACACGGCGGCCGGTGCGGTGGCAGGCGCGCTGGGCGAGGGCATCGTGTTTCTGACCGATGTGGACGGCGTGTACCGCGCCTACCCTGACCCGGCCAGCCTCGCCCCCCACCTGACCCGCGCCGAGGTAGAGGCGGGCATAGCAGAAGGCTGGATTGCGGGCGGCATGCTCCCGAAGGTGCGCGCCGCTCTGGACGCCCTGACGCTCGGCGCCCCCTTTGCGGTCATTGCCAGCGGGATGAAAGCCGGCGTGCTGGCCCAGGCGGCGCGCGGGGAAGCAGGAACGCGGCTGACGCCGTAA
- a CDS encoding TIGR01777 family oxidoreductase, translating to MTTPETSVGQRLVIAGGSGFLGRAMTRFFAAQGWEVVILSRSRPQHPLPARWVGWDGVNQGEWARELDGAAALLNLAGRSVNCRYTAANMLDIYASRLDSTRALGRAAAAAASPPPVWLNSSTATIYRDARDRPQDEAAGEQGQGFSVDVAQRWEAAFLEADLPNIRRVALRTAMVYGVGEGGVMETTDRVVRLGGAGPMAGGGQRVSWIHEQDFCRAVAFLIASDLSGPVNVSAPESPTNAEFLRAYRKAWEVPLGVPSTTFLIQLGARVMGSEAELLLKSRWAAPGRLLSAGFTFDFTAWPHAIETLVAQARREGHQGR from the coding sequence ATGACCACGCCGGAAACCTCTGTGGGGCAGCGACTGGTAATTGCGGGTGGCTCGGGCTTTCTGGGCCGGGCCATGACGCGCTTTTTTGCGGCGCAGGGCTGGGAGGTCGTCATCCTGTCACGCAGCCGCCCCCAGCATCCGCTGCCCGCACGCTGGGTGGGCTGGGACGGCGTCAATCAGGGCGAGTGGGCGCGCGAACTGGACGGCGCCGCCGCCCTGCTGAACCTCGCTGGCCGCAGCGTGAATTGCCGCTACACCGCCGCCAACATGCTCGACATCTATGCCTCGCGCCTGGACAGCACGCGGGCGCTGGGGCGGGCCGCTGCTGCGGCCGCCTCTCCCCCACCCGTGTGGCTCAATTCCAGCACCGCCACCATCTACAGAGACGCCCGCGACCGCCCGCAAGACGAGGCGGCGGGCGAGCAGGGTCAGGGCTTCAGCGTGGACGTGGCCCAGCGCTGGGAAGCTGCTTTTCTGGAGGCCGACCTGCCAAACATCCGCCGCGTGGCCCTGCGCACCGCCATGGTCTACGGCGTGGGCGAGGGTGGCGTGATGGAAACCACCGACCGCGTGGTGCGCCTGGGCGGCGCCGGGCCGATGGCGGGCGGGGGTCAACGGGTGTCCTGGATTCACGAGCAGGACTTCTGCCGCGCAGTGGCCTTCCTGATCGCCAGTGACCTGAGCGGCCCCGTGAATGTCAGCGCCCCCGAATCGCCCACCAACGCCGAGTTTTTGCGGGCCTACCGTAAAGCCTGGGAGGTGCCGCTGGGTGTACCGTCAACCACCTTCCTGATCCAGTTGGGTGCCCGCGTCATGGGCTCCGAGGCCGAACTGCTCCTGAAAAGCCGCTGGGCGGCGCCGGGGCGACTGCTTTCGGCGGGCTTCACCTTCGACTTCACCGCCTGGCCCCATGCGATAGAGACGCTGGTGGCGCAGGCCCGCCGGGAAGGCCATCAGGGCCGCTAG
- a CDS encoding asparaginase produces the protein MSIPAPRLAVIHTGGTIASRPSPDGRGLTPQQPPNLPGLEGVTVTDAQPFNLPSPHVTPAHMGQLAALIRDLADTHDGVVVTHGTDTLEETAFALHLLLDVPLPVVLTGSMRHAEEVSWDGPANLLDAAHVALHPSSRGRGPLVVIGGDIFDARTVTKIHTTAVDAFGGYPGPIGRIDREGTRARVHYFAVPEPRATYHPAHLEAKVEILYAYAGWTGEGYAEAAARADGLVIAALGTGNLPAELLPLIRATDKPVVIATRTHAGPVLPVYGYAGGGATLVEAGAIPASFLNAHKARLLLLILLGQGLSREQIAAVFDRDEF, from the coding sequence ATGTCCATTCCAGCGCCCCGCCTCGCGGTGATTCACACGGGCGGCACGATTGCCAGCCGTCCCAGCCCCGATGGGCGCGGCCTGACGCCCCAGCAGCCCCCCAATCTGCCCGGCCTGGAAGGCGTGACGGTCACGGACGCCCAGCCCTTTAACCTTCCCAGTCCGCATGTCACCCCCGCCCACATGGGCCAGCTGGCCGCGCTGATTCGGGACTTGGCCGACACACACGACGGCGTGGTGGTCACGCACGGCACCGATACGCTGGAAGAAACGGCGTTTGCGCTGCATCTGCTGCTGGATGTGCCGCTGCCGGTGGTGCTGACCGGCAGCATGCGCCACGCCGAGGAAGTGTCCTGGGACGGTCCCGCCAACCTGCTGGACGCCGCGCATGTGGCGCTGCACCCCAGCAGCCGGGGCCGGGGGCCGCTGGTGGTCATTGGCGGCGACATCTTTGACGCGCGCACCGTCACCAAGATTCACACGACGGCGGTGGACGCCTTTGGCGGCTATCCCGGTCCCATTGGCCGCATTGACCGCGAGGGGACGCGCGCGCGCGTTCATTATTTTGCGGTCCCCGAGCCGCGTGCCACTTACCATCCAGCGCACCTGGAGGCGAAGGTGGAGATCCTGTACGCCTACGCGGGCTGGACCGGCGAGGGCTACGCCGAGGCCGCTGCACGGGCTGACGGCCTGGTGATTGCCGCGTTGGGCACCGGCAACCTGCCCGCCGAACTGCTGCCCCTGATTCGCGCCACCGACAAGCCCGTGGTGATCGCCACGCGCACCCACGCCGGGCCCGTGCTGCCGGTGTACGGGTACGCGGGCGGCGGCGCGACGCTGGTAGAAGCGGGCGCTATCCCGGCTAGTTTTCTGAACGCCCACAAGGCCCGCCTGCTGCTGCTGATTCTGCTGGGGCAGGGGTTAAGCCGTGAGCAGATTGCGGCAGTATTTGACCGGGACGAATTTTAA
- a CDS encoding VanW family protein — protein sequence MKRLLSPLVTLALLGSAHAQQPFKLILTATEPQIRKGEVKEERILKSWALPAAGVKASKKYSKVSSTFTPVLDKIEKTLKARVPKPAVFRNVGGSWVAKGQTGWVFDRDATKANLLKAIKAGKGSAQVAYKRVTPTRSVEVLAKRGVLWHVAAGTSSYAGSPDFREKNVLVGASKLDNFFIAPGHEFNFNEEIGQIDASTGFVKGFVISGGTLTKEDGGGICQVSTTIFRALYQAGLPITERHEHSHRVSYYDPVGFEATVYAPSKNLRMKNDTGAHLFVQASWDTAADTLRFDVFGANTGRQVSISKPVITDFKPPASPSYSPDDRVAPGGRRLLDQPMQGMTSVLTRTIKVAGKVVGKDTLKSVYKPWGAVYGVSPGDNRLN from the coding sequence ATGAAGCGCCTTCTCTCTCCCTTGGTTACATTGGCCCTGCTAGGCAGCGCACACGCCCAGCAACCGTTCAAACTGATTCTGACGGCCACCGAGCCTCAGATTCGCAAGGGCGAGGTCAAGGAGGAGCGCATCCTCAAGTCCTGGGCGCTGCCCGCTGCCGGCGTAAAAGCCAGCAAGAAGTACAGTAAGGTCAGCAGCACCTTCACGCCCGTGCTGGACAAGATTGAAAAGACCCTGAAGGCCCGCGTGCCCAAACCGGCGGTTTTCCGCAATGTGGGAGGCAGCTGGGTAGCCAAGGGGCAGACCGGCTGGGTCTTTGACCGGGACGCCACCAAGGCCAACCTCCTGAAAGCCATCAAGGCGGGCAAGGGCAGCGCGCAGGTGGCCTATAAACGGGTGACGCCCACGCGCAGCGTGGAGGTGCTGGCAAAGCGCGGCGTGCTGTGGCATGTGGCCGCCGGCACCAGCAGCTACGCGGGCAGCCCAGACTTCCGGGAAAAGAACGTGCTGGTGGGGGCAAGCAAGCTGGATAACTTCTTTATTGCGCCGGGCCACGAATTCAACTTCAACGAGGAAATTGGGCAGATTGACGCCAGCACGGGCTTTGTAAAGGGGTTTGTCATCAGCGGCGGCACGCTGACCAAGGAGGACGGCGGCGGTATCTGTCAGGTCAGCACGACCATCTTCCGCGCGCTGTACCAGGCGGGGCTGCCCATCACCGAGCGCCACGAGCACAGCCACCGCGTCAGCTACTACGACCCGGTGGGCTTCGAGGCGACGGTGTACGCCCCCAGCAAGAACCTGCGCATGAAAAACGACACGGGCGCGCACCTGTTTGTTCAGGCCAGCTGGGACACGGCGGCCGACACCCTGCGCTTTGACGTGTTCGGGGCCAACACTGGCCGGCAGGTCAGCATCAGCAAGCCGGTCATTACCGACTTTAAGCCGCCCGCCAGCCCCAGCTACTCGCCGGACGACCGGGTGGCGCCAGGGGGCCGCCGCCTGCTGGACCAACCGATGCAGGGCATGACCAGCGTCCTCACGCGCACCATCAAGGTCGCGGGCAAGGTGGTGGGCAAAGACACCCTCAAGAGCGTCTACAAACCCTGGGGGGCGGTGTATGGCGTTAGCCCTGGGGACAACCGCCTGAATTGA
- the nth gene encoding endonuclease III: protein MTKQAAQRPRGAQARAAQVLPALHTMYPDAKTELAFHNPFELLVATVLSAQATDVSVNAATPALFAAYPDAHAMSLAQPEDLEPLIRRIGLYRGKAKNLAALARLLVERHGGEVPNDFDAVVALPGAGRKTANVVLSNAYGYPAIAVDTHVGRLSRRLALSVQTNPDKVEADLQTLFPRDRWVFLHHALILHGRRVCMARRPLCEACVMNTFCPKVGVE from the coding sequence ATGACCAAGCAAGCGGCGCAGCGTCCCAGAGGCGCCCAGGCGCGGGCAGCGCAGGTGCTGCCGGCCCTGCACACCATGTACCCGGACGCCAAGACGGAACTGGCGTTCCACAACCCCTTCGAACTGCTGGTGGCCACCGTCCTGAGCGCCCAGGCCACCGATGTCAGCGTGAACGCCGCCACCCCAGCCCTGTTTGCCGCTTACCCCGACGCCCACGCTATGAGCCTGGCCCAGCCGGAAGACCTCGAACCCCTGATCCGGCGCATCGGACTGTACCGGGGCAAGGCGAAGAATCTGGCGGCGCTGGCGCGGCTACTGGTCGAGCGGCACGGCGGCGAGGTGCCCAACGACTTTGACGCCGTGGTGGCCCTGCCCGGCGCTGGGCGCAAGACGGCCAATGTGGTTCTCAGTAACGCCTACGGCTACCCAGCCATTGCGGTGGACACCCATGTGGGGCGCCTGAGCCGCCGCCTGGCCCTGAGCGTGCAGACCAACCCGGACAAGGTTGAAGCCGACCTCCAAACGCTCTTTCCGCGTGACCGCTGGGTCTTCTTACACCACGCGCTGATTTTGCACGGGCGGCGGGTGTGCATGGCCCGGCGCCCCCTGTGCGAGGCGTGCGTCATGAACACGTTTTGTCCGAAAGTGGGCGTGGAGTGA